In Candidatus Nitrosotenuis uzonensis, one DNA window encodes the following:
- a CDS encoding ABC transporter substrate-binding protein gives MKIPILAGIAIAMVGILAIMLGSAQPDSDQNRVRVAFFANIAHAVPIVGIENGEFASYLGDVPIQPIIVDSGPQAIEALFANSADMAYVGPSPFINGYVKSGGEGLKILSGAASNGASFVVQKDTDILSAADFAGKKIAAPSIGNTQDVSLRTFLSENGLKPAEKGGNVIVYNIANSEIFTLFAKGEIDGAWVPEPLATILVEQLGGKRLFNEEDLWPNKQFSSVLLIARSDFVEKHPEIVKRWIEAHKKTIKWINENPRETEITFIDFYKKHTGKMLPESIVHGAFSNIIITEDANSESIRVFAERANSLGYLGRHGYNLDGAFYQAQAGV, from the coding sequence ATGAAAATTCCCATTCTGGCAGGAATAGCAATAGCTATGGTGGGAATTCTGGCAATCATGCTGGGCTCTGCGCAACCTGACTCTGACCAAAACAGAGTTCGAGTCGCCTTTTTTGCCAACATAGCTCATGCCGTGCCTATAGTGGGAATTGAAAACGGAGAGTTTGCTAGTTATCTTGGAGATGTTCCAATTCAGCCCATAATAGTTGACAGCGGCCCGCAAGCAATTGAAGCGCTTTTTGCAAACTCGGCAGACATGGCGTATGTGGGACCGTCCCCATTTATCAACGGCTATGTCAAATCTGGAGGAGAAGGATTGAAGATTCTTTCCGGTGCTGCAAGCAACGGAGCAAGCTTTGTGGTTCAAAAAGACACGGATATTTTATCTGCCGCAGATTTTGCTGGAAAGAAAATAGCTGCTCCGTCAATTGGAAATACTCAGGATGTATCTTTGCGCACTTTTCTTTCTGAGAACGGCCTAAAGCCTGCAGAGAAGGGAGGCAATGTCATAGTTTACAATATTGCAAACTCTGAGATATTCACATTGTTTGCAAAAGGGGAAATAGATGGTGCATGGGTTCCAGAACCACTGGCAACAATCTTAGTGGAGCAGCTTGGAGGCAAACGGCTTTTCAACGAAGAAGATTTGTGGCCAAACAAGCAGTTCTCATCAGTTTTATTGATTGCACGATCAGATTTTGTCGAAAAACATCCTGAGATTGTTAAAAGATGGATTGAAGCGCACAAAAAGACGATAAAGTGGATTAACGAAAATCCAAGAGAAACTGAGATCACATTCATAGATTTTTATAAAAAACATACAGGCAAGATGCTGCCTGAGAGTATAGTGCACGGCGCATTTTCCAACATCATAATTACTGAGGATGCCAATTCAGAATCAATACGTGTTTTTGCTGAACGTGCTAACTCGCTAGGCTATCTTGGACGCCATGGCTACAATCTGGATGGCGCATTCTATCAAGCACAGGCAGGTGTCTGA
- a CDS encoding argininosuccinate synthase has protein sequence MKQKAVLAFSGGLDTSVVVKYLQEEHNMDVITVTVDVGEGSDQKKIAAKARHLGVLRHYNIDAKKEFVEKFIHPAIKANALYQKKYCLATSLARPLIAQKVLEVAKKEKVSALAHGCTGKGNDQVRFDVTFGSGSNLPIIAPIRDLNLDRATELEFANKHGIPIDSVSKKFSIDQNLWGRAIEGGNLEDPYAEPPDDAFIWVKTKNLPDKPRYMEIEFENGVPVSIDKKTLNPVRLIEYANQVAGANGVGIVDHIEDRVVGIKSREVYETPGAMCIIEAHSDLEKMVHTKHENKFKSIVDQEWAWLAYSGLWQDPLKRDLDKFIDQSQKTVTGIVRLKLYKGGLRVVGRKSKHSLYRHDIATYGKGSAFDQRKATGFVELWGLQTTEANKLADKR, from the coding sequence ATGAAACAAAAAGCAGTACTTGCTTTTTCAGGTGGCCTTGATACTTCTGTCGTTGTAAAATATCTACAAGAAGAGCACAATATGGATGTGATAACGGTCACGGTAGATGTAGGTGAGGGAAGCGACCAGAAAAAAATTGCTGCAAAAGCAAGACATCTTGGCGTTCTGCGACACTATAACATTGATGCAAAAAAAGAATTTGTTGAAAAATTTATTCATCCGGCCATAAAGGCAAATGCCCTCTATCAGAAAAAGTACTGTCTTGCAACATCACTTGCAAGACCACTGATTGCGCAAAAAGTCTTAGAGGTTGCTAAAAAAGAAAAGGTCAGCGCACTTGCGCATGGTTGTACTGGAAAGGGTAACGATCAGGTGCGATTTGATGTCACCTTTGGCTCCGGTTCCAACCTTCCAATAATTGCGCCCATCAGAGATTTGAATTTAGATAGAGCAACAGAGCTGGAATTTGCAAACAAACACGGCATTCCAATTGATAGCGTATCAAAAAAATTCTCAATTGATCAGAATTTATGGGGCAGGGCAATAGAAGGAGGAAACCTAGAAGACCCATATGCAGAGCCGCCAGATGATGCGTTTATCTGGGTAAAGACAAAGAACCTACCAGATAAACCGCGATATATGGAAATTGAATTTGAAAACGGTGTCCCAGTCTCAATCGATAAGAAAACATTGAATCCGGTAAGACTAATCGAGTATGCGAACCAAGTAGCAGGAGCAAACGGTGTAGGAATTGTCGATCACATAGAAGACAGAGTAGTAGGCATAAAGTCGCGAGAAGTGTACGAAACACCAGGCGCCATGTGCATAATAGAGGCACATTCAGACCTTGAAAAAATGGTACATACAAAGCACGAAAACAAGTTCAAAAGCATAGTGGACCAAGAATGGGCTTGGCTTGCATATTCAGGATTGTGGCAGGACCCGCTAAAGCGAGACCTTGACAAGTTCATAGACCAGTCACAAAAGACAGTCACTGGAATTGTCAGGTTAAAGCTTTACAAAGGAGGATTGCGTGTAGTAGGCAGAAAATCAAAGCACTCACTATACAGACACGACATTGCAACTTATGGCAAGGGATCTGCATTTGATCAAAGAAAGGCCACAGGCTTTGTTGAGTTGTGGGGACTGCAGACAACAGAAGCTAATAAATTAGCAGACAAGAGGTGA
- the lysW/argW gene encoding alpha-aminoadipate/glutamate carrier protein LysW, whose product MNCLECDATINIPDDAAVGEIVSCPECGADFEIAKKNGSNVELKPAESVGEDWGE is encoded by the coding sequence ATGAATTGTTTAGAATGTGATGCAACAATCAACATCCCAGATGATGCAGCAGTTGGAGAGATAGTTTCATGTCCAGAATGCGGAGCCGACTTTGAAATAGCAAAGAAGAATGGTTCCAATGTAGAACTAAAGCCAGCGGAAAGCGTCGGAGAAGACTGGGGAGAATAG
- the lysX gene encoding lysine biosynthesis protein LysX, translating to MAKVCIVFDRLRLEEKMLEDQASKMGHNTIVIDAKITQMSTETRRSDIDFGDVVLERCVSYYRGLHFTACLEFLDVPVINTHQVAEVCGNKMVTSLLLKKHGVPTPKTYFAFSSEEAMRMIEKLGYPIVIKPIIGSWGRGILPLRDKDTTEAIIEMRDIEDGSHDRIYYLQEMIKRPPRDIRAITVGDQVVAAMYRKSQGDFKTNIALGGDPEICEVTKEMEDLCLKASKAVGGGILGIDLMEDDSRGLVIHEVNNTVEFKGLARVAKKNIPEEMIKFALNYIRK from the coding sequence TTGGCCAAGGTCTGCATCGTATTTGATAGACTCAGATTAGAAGAAAAGATGCTTGAGGATCAAGCATCCAAGATGGGTCACAACACCATCGTAATAGATGCCAAGATAACCCAGATGAGTACTGAGACTAGAAGGTCAGACATTGATTTTGGCGACGTAGTTCTTGAACGCTGCGTAAGCTACTATCGTGGGCTCCATTTTACAGCCTGCCTTGAGTTCCTAGATGTCCCAGTAATTAACACACACCAAGTCGCAGAAGTGTGTGGAAACAAGATGGTGACCTCACTTTTGTTAAAAAAACACGGTGTTCCCACGCCAAAGACATACTTTGCATTCTCCTCAGAGGAGGCAATGAGGATGATCGAAAAGCTTGGCTACCCCATAGTAATCAAGCCGATAATAGGCAGTTGGGGAAGAGGAATATTGCCATTACGTGATAAGGATACCACTGAAGCAATAATAGAGATGCGAGACATTGAGGACGGCTCGCACGATAGAATTTACTATCTTCAAGAAATGATAAAGAGGCCGCCAAGAGACATACGTGCCATAACTGTAGGCGATCAGGTAGTTGCGGCAATGTACAGAAAGTCGCAGGGCGACTTTAAGACAAACATCGCACTAGGAGGCGATCCTGAGATTTGTGAAGTGACAAAAGAAATGGAGGACTTGTGTCTGAAGGCATCAAAGGCAGTAGGCGGTGGTATTTTGGGCATCGATCTGATGGAGGATGACAGTCGCGGCTTGGTAATCCACGAAGTGAATAATACTGTCGAATTCAAAGGTCTGGCGCGAGTTGCAAAAAAGAACATTCCAGAAGAAATGATAAAGTTCGCCTTGAACTACATTAGAAAATAA
- the argC gene encoding N-acetyl-gamma-glutamyl-phosphate reductase: MLRVGVVGASGYVGGEMLRLLVTHPKVEITMVTSRQYVGEYLHRVQPALKGFTELTFSELDYDKMSDKCDLVFTAVPHGTATEIVKALYDRGLKVVDLSADYRLHNQEGYTKWYGWEHPHPEYLAKSVFGVPELHREKIRNAQLVSCPGCMAVTSMLALAPLVKNNLIDTEHIVVDSKIGSSGAGAGSVAGTHHAMRSGVIRPYKPAKHRHTGEIEQELSEIAGKKIKVSMSPHAVDIVRGILCTNHTFLTKDITEIELWRVYREMYKEERFIRLIRDKKGLYKFPDPKFVVGSNFCDIGFDIDEDNHRLVALSASDNLMKGAAGSAIQNMNIMAGFDEMDGLRYSPLTPV; the protein is encoded by the coding sequence ATGTTAAGAGTAGGAGTAGTTGGAGCATCAGGATATGTTGGCGGAGAGATGCTACGCCTTTTAGTTACACACCCAAAAGTAGAGATCACCATGGTGACATCAAGACAGTATGTCGGTGAGTATCTTCACAGAGTCCAGCCAGCTCTTAAGGGATTTACAGAACTTACATTTTCAGAGTTAGACTATGATAAAATGTCAGATAAATGTGATCTTGTGTTTACCGCAGTTCCACATGGCACAGCTACTGAGATTGTCAAAGCTCTTTACGATAGAGGGCTTAAGGTAGTAGACCTTTCTGCCGACTATAGGCTTCACAATCAGGAAGGATACACAAAATGGTATGGGTGGGAACATCCACATCCAGAATACTTGGCAAAATCAGTCTTTGGAGTTCCAGAGCTGCACAGAGAGAAAATCAGAAACGCCCAGCTTGTATCTTGCCCAGGATGTATGGCGGTAACTTCGATGCTTGCCCTTGCGCCTCTTGTAAAAAACAACCTAATCGATACAGAACACATAGTAGTCGACTCGAAGATTGGCTCCTCTGGAGCAGGAGCTGGGAGCGTTGCAGGCACGCACCATGCAATGCGCTCAGGTGTAATCAGGCCATACAAACCGGCAAAGCACCGACACACAGGAGAAATTGAGCAAGAGCTAAGTGAGATTGCAGGAAAAAAGATCAAAGTTTCAATGAGTCCTCATGCAGTAGATATTGTAAGGGGCATATTGTGTACCAATCACACTTTTCTTACAAAAGACATAACGGAAATAGAATTGTGGCGGGTCTACCGTGAGATGTACAAAGAGGAAAGATTCATCAGGCTCATACGTGACAAAAAGGGACTGTACAAGTTTCCAGATCCCAAGTTTGTCGTCGGCTCTAATTTCTGTGACATAGGATTTGATATTGATGAGGACAATCACAGACTTGTTGCGCTATCTGCTTCAGATAACTTGATGAAAGGTGCAGCAGGCTCTGCCATACAGAATATGAACATAATGGCAGGCTTTGACGAAATGGATGGGCTAAGATACTCACCGCTTACCCCTGTTTGA
- a CDS encoding [LysW]-aminoadipate/[LysW]-glutamate kinase — translation MITIKIGGSVVENLHPSTIQDIKKVAESEGVILVHGGGKEVTKTCEMLGKEPKFVVSPSGIKSRYTDKETAEIFTMVMSGKINKTIVQMLQKNGVNAIGLSGVDGKVFMAERKDKLVIINEKGRKQMIDGGYTGKVTEVNGALLKMLLDNGYTPVVSPIALSKEFDLLNIDGDRAAANVAGAIKSDKILFLTNVDGLLMNDRLVQKLTNAEAKEIRPKVGFGMEKKILAATEALDMGVMEALIANGQRENPISSAISHQNCTVISK, via the coding sequence ATGATTACAATCAAAATTGGTGGAAGTGTAGTAGAAAATCTTCATCCATCCACCATACAAGACATAAAAAAAGTTGCAGAAAGTGAGGGAGTAATACTTGTTCATGGCGGCGGCAAGGAGGTAACAAAGACTTGCGAGATGCTAGGTAAAGAGCCAAAGTTTGTTGTATCACCTAGCGGAATTAAATCACGATACACGGATAAGGAGACAGCCGAGATCTTTACCATGGTCATGTCAGGCAAGATAAACAAGACCATAGTTCAGATGTTGCAAAAAAATGGCGTAAACGCAATAGGCTTATCCGGAGTTGATGGCAAGGTCTTCATGGCAGAAAGAAAAGATAAGCTGGTCATCATAAATGAGAAAGGACGAAAACAAATGATTGATGGCGGATACACAGGCAAGGTCACAGAGGTAAACGGCGCGCTCCTAAAGATGCTACTAGATAATGGATATACCCCGGTAGTATCACCGATTGCATTAAGCAAAGAATTCGACCTGTTAAACATAGATGGAGACAGGGCTGCTGCAAATGTGGCAGGGGCAATAAAGAGCGATAAGATCTTGTTTTTGACCAATGTTGACGGTCTTTTAATGAATGATAGACTGGTACAAAAATTAACAAATGCAGAGGCAAAGGAAATAAGACCCAAGGTGGGCTTTGGTATGGAAAAGAAGATACTTGCGGCAACGGAGGCACTTGATATGGGCGTCATGGAAGCATTGATTGCAAACGGCCAGCGAGAAAATCCTATATCCTCGGCAATTTCTCATCAAAACTGCACGGTAATTTCAAAATGA
- a CDS encoding aspartate aminotransferase family protein produces MSEDDFLGSLYQRFPVTVEKGLGSRVWDINGKEYIDCMGGYGVALVGHRNPRVVAAIKSQIDKIITVHTSLYNKTREEFLENLIKVAPKGLTNVHLGNSGAEAVEAAIKFARKYTGKSGMIAMNGSYHGKSMGALSITFNPKYRKSFMPLVEKAVFSPFGDIETLRSKIDKDTAFIIMEPIQGEGGIHVAPDGFLQQVRKLCDENRILLIFDEIQAGLGRTGKMWACDHWSTAPDIMCLAKGIAGGVPMSATLVKPEILAAMSKGEHSSTFGGNPLSCAAGVATLQALTQDGLIENAAKVGKTFREGLERLKEKHSIIRDIRGKGLMIGVEMKFEVKDILFDGISEGVLLLYSGRNILRLLPPLVTSEDDVNKVLEVLDRLFARETERKKNVQGQD; encoded by the coding sequence ATGAGTGAAGATGATTTTCTTGGTAGCCTCTACCAAAGGTTCCCAGTGACAGTTGAAAAAGGATTAGGATCAAGAGTCTGGGACATCAACGGAAAAGAATACATTGACTGTATGGGTGGATACGGTGTTGCCCTAGTTGGTCACAGAAATCCAAGAGTTGTCGCGGCAATAAAATCCCAAATTGATAAGATAATTACAGTCCACACGTCATTGTACAACAAGACTCGTGAGGAATTTTTAGAAAATCTCATCAAGGTAGCACCGAAGGGGCTCACAAATGTCCACCTTGGAAACAGTGGAGCCGAAGCAGTTGAAGCTGCGATAAAGTTTGCAAGAAAATACACTGGCAAGTCAGGAATGATCGCAATGAACGGCTCGTATCATGGAAAGTCGATGGGGGCGCTATCTATCACGTTTAATCCAAAGTACAGAAAATCATTCATGCCGCTTGTAGAAAAGGCAGTATTTTCTCCTTTTGGCGATATCGAAACACTACGCTCAAAAATAGACAAGGATACTGCATTTATCATAATGGAGCCCATACAGGGCGAGGGAGGGATACACGTTGCACCAGATGGATTCCTCCAACAGGTTCGCAAGCTCTGTGATGAAAACAGAATTCTCCTTATATTTGACGAAATTCAAGCAGGATTAGGCAGAACAGGCAAAATGTGGGCGTGCGATCACTGGAGTACGGCCCCAGATATAATGTGCCTTGCAAAAGGTATAGCAGGCGGAGTTCCAATGAGTGCAACTCTTGTAAAACCAGAGATACTTGCTGCAATGAGTAAGGGTGAACACTCATCCACTTTTGGCGGCAATCCACTATCATGCGCCGCAGGGGTTGCAACACTGCAGGCTCTAACACAGGATGGCCTCATCGAAAATGCGGCCAAAGTAGGCAAAACATTCAGGGAAGGACTTGAACGGCTAAAAGAAAAACACAGCATCATACGCGATATACGGGGAAAGGGACTGATGATTGGAGTAGAGATGAAATTCGAGGTAAAAGACATATTGTTTGACGGCATTTCAGAAGGAGTCCTGCTGTTATACTCAGGACGCAACATACTCAGGCTGCTGCCACCACTTGTCACTTCAGAGGATGACGTTAACAAAGTATTAGAAGTACTAGACAGATTATTTGCTAGAGAAACGGAGAGAAAAAAGAATGTACAAGGACAAGATTGA
- the lysM gene encoding HTH-type transcriptional regulator LysM produces MYKDKIDDEIIRILKEDSRESFVDIGKKLKLSESAVRRRVKNLIDGQIIKKFTVEIGEQNSTKAIVLISVESSMDTSKVSTKLTKLEGIKTVYEITGQYDIAVILSAPNITEINGSIDQLRKVPGVSDTNTVIILREVV; encoded by the coding sequence ATGTACAAGGACAAGATTGATGATGAAATAATCAGGATCCTAAAAGAGGACTCTAGAGAGTCTTTTGTAGATATCGGAAAGAAGCTAAAGCTTTCCGAATCAGCTGTGAGACGAAGGGTAAAGAACCTTATTGACGGCCAGATAATCAAAAAATTCACAGTTGAAATAGGCGAGCAGAACTCTACAAAGGCAATCGTTCTAATCTCAGTCGAATCGTCGATGGATACATCCAAAGTATCAACCAAACTTACCAAGCTTGAAGGAATAAAGACAGTCTATGAGATAACAGGACAATATGATATTGCAGTCATTCTTTCGGCCCCAAACATAACTGAAATAAATGGTTCAATTGATCAGTTGCGAAAGGTGCCGGGTGTTTCAGACACCAACACTGTAATCATATTGCGCGAAGTTGTTTAA
- a CDS encoding LeuA family protein — translation MNDPNYYAHLWNEYDKKPRRIHVLDSTLREGEQHPGVTFTNKQRIQIAWMLDYFGVDQIEISPVVSEDHFEATKTIIKQGLRADIVAHVRALKEDVDVALKCDPKWTATYLGISDIHLKDKLRITREEAMRRAVETVEYAKSHGLKMRFTVEDGSRADPEFLLKICKAIEEAGVDRISLPDTVGVMRPKGMYNFVKMVKDKIKVPLDVHCHNDMGFALANAFAGVDAGADQIHTTIDGVGERTGIPALAEVAVAMTYLYRSPNDFRLDMLTDLSKLIEDYTGIVPYDSKPIVGPTAYKHKAGTHLAAILRNPAAYEPIPPRVVGNRRRIVFGELAGKTGSAYLMSILGLDKNDEQAKAVALGLKNLRMGDLLEIPLDGKLERKIINDSKGSNE, via the coding sequence ATGAACGATCCAAATTACTATGCCCACTTGTGGAACGAGTATGACAAAAAGCCAAGAAGAATACACGTGCTGGACAGTACTCTTAGAGAAGGCGAACAGCACCCAGGAGTGACGTTTACCAACAAACAACGCATTCAGATTGCATGGATGTTAGATTATTTCGGTGTGGACCAGATTGAGATATCACCAGTGGTATCAGAAGACCACTTTGAGGCAACAAAGACAATCATAAAACAAGGCCTAAGAGCAGATATTGTGGCGCACGTACGCGCCCTAAAAGAGGATGTGGATGTTGCACTAAAGTGCGATCCCAAATGGACTGCCACATATCTTGGAATTTCAGACATTCACCTAAAGGACAAGCTGAGAATCACTCGCGAAGAGGCAATGCGACGAGCAGTAGAAACTGTCGAGTATGCAAAATCACACGGTCTGAAGATGAGATTCACTGTGGAAGACGGTAGTAGGGCAGACCCAGAGTTCTTGCTCAAAATATGCAAGGCAATAGAAGAGGCAGGGGTTGACAGAATTAGTTTACCAGACACAGTAGGAGTCATGAGACCAAAGGGCATGTACAACTTTGTAAAAATGGTAAAAGATAAGATCAAGGTACCTTTGGATGTCCACTGCCACAACGACATGGGATTTGCACTTGCCAACGCATTTGCAGGAGTCGATGCAGGCGCAGACCAGATACACACCACAATAGACGGTGTGGGTGAAAGAACAGGCATTCCTGCGCTTGCAGAAGTAGCAGTTGCCATGACATATTTGTACAGATCTCCAAACGACTTTAGGCTCGACATGCTAACTGATCTCTCAAAGCTGATAGAAGATTATACTGGAATAGTTCCATACGATTCAAAACCCATAGTAGGTCCTACCGCGTACAAGCACAAGGCTGGCACTCATCTTGCTGCGATACTGAGAAACCCTGCGGCATATGAGCCGATTCCTCCAAGAGTGGTAGGAAACAGGCGGAGAATAGTCTTTGGCGAGCTTGCAGGAAAGACAGGTTCTGCATATCTGATGTCGATTTTAGGCCTGGATAAGAACGATGAGCAAGCAAAAGCAGTAGCTCTTGGGCTTAAAAACCTCAGAATGGGGGATCTTTTGGAGATACCTCTGGACGGTAAGCTTGAAAGAAAGATAATTAATGACTCAAAGGGCAGTAATGAGTAA
- the lysW/argW gene encoding alpha-aminoadipate/glutamate carrier protein LysW — protein sequence MAKCSECDSDISIPKDALEGELVTCPDCGASFEIVKSSGGFELKPAQSVGEDWGQ from the coding sequence ATGGCAAAATGTTCAGAATGTGACTCTGATATTTCAATCCCAAAGGATGCTCTAGAAGGCGAGCTTGTAACTTGTCCTGATTGCGGTGCAAGCTTTGAGATTGTAAAATCTTCTGGCGGATTTGAGCTAAAACCAGCTCAGAGCGTTGGAGAGGACTGGGGTCAGTGA
- the lysX gene encoding lysine biosynthesis protein LysX yields MSPPISVLYDTIRLEEKALVESAKKRGINIQMVDCRNLVIDLDKKSDFGTVLQRCVSYYRNLHSTAALEGAGANVINSLHTGIYAGNKLFTHMLLKKAGINTPYVTVAFTKESALEALDSLGYPRVIKPTVGSWGRMVTKLNSKEAAEGIIEEREKMYPIYQIHYLEEFVQRPPRDIRAVVIGDSVVGAIYRNSGDGNWKTNTHLGGTAEVCKVTPELEDICIKAKNAVKGQIVGIDLMESTDRGLVVHEINNTTEYRNVARVTGTDIAGLILEYAVNSGK; encoded by the coding sequence GTGAGTCCCCCAATATCGGTTCTCTACGACACCATCCGACTTGAAGAAAAGGCCCTTGTCGAATCTGCAAAGAAAAGGGGCATCAATATACAAATGGTAGATTGTAGGAACCTTGTAATCGATCTGGACAAAAAATCAGATTTCGGTACAGTCCTGCAAAGATGCGTTAGCTATTACAGAAACCTACACTCTACTGCAGCCTTGGAAGGAGCTGGTGCAAACGTGATAAACTCACTTCACACTGGCATCTATGCGGGAAACAAATTGTTCACACACATGTTATTAAAAAAAGCTGGAATTAACACGCCGTATGTTACAGTTGCATTTACAAAAGAATCCGCACTTGAGGCACTTGATAGCCTTGGCTATCCGCGCGTGATAAAACCGACGGTTGGCAGTTGGGGTAGAATGGTAACTAAATTAAACAGCAAAGAGGCAGCCGAAGGCATCATCGAGGAAAGGGAAAAAATGTATCCGATTTATCAGATTCACTACTTGGAAGAGTTCGTCCAGAGGCCACCAAGAGACATAAGAGCAGTCGTCATAGGAGACAGCGTAGTAGGCGCTATCTACAGAAACTCTGGAGATGGCAATTGGAAGACAAACACGCATCTTGGTGGAACCGCAGAAGTATGCAAGGTGACACCTGAGCTTGAGGATATTTGCATAAAGGCAAAAAATGCTGTAAAGGGTCAGATAGTCGGAATTGATCTTATGGAAAGCACTGACAGAGGACTAGTAGTACACGAAATAAACAACACGACTGAATACAGAAATGTTGCGCGCGTTACGGGCACGGATATAGCAGGCCTAATCTTAGAATACGCAGTAAATTCAGGAAAATAG
- a CDS encoding M20/M25/M40 family metallo-hydrolase, with protein sequence MDSSFTITPRFSIKILEKALRLYTPSLSEKPMAEYLADKCDDLGFENIHTDEVGNLIAQIGSGSPRVLLCGHMDTVPGKIKVRKEGDYLYGRGASDAKAPLIAMLLAAATLQKNNGTIIFVGAVDEEGNATGIKNLAKQKLDIDYAVFGEPSGIRNVTIAYKGRIAINLKINVGDSAHASAPWLAKNAIEESMRFSQELKHHLEENQDGKSKGMMLTCTITEVKGGDSHNVTPKECTTTMDIRIPVTMNVKMVGEKIASKVTDLANKYGVEAMYSVIDETEPFEAPMNSPLVRAFTLGVMEVERARPALIRKTGTGDMNIIGSLWNVPVVTYGPGDPHASHTIDERVSMSEFLRGIEVIKNTLHHLKRLHDSKKDS encoded by the coding sequence ATGGACTCTTCATTTACCATTACGCCAAGGTTTTCAATAAAGATACTGGAGAAGGCACTAAGACTATACACCCCGTCTCTTTCCGAGAAGCCGATGGCAGAATATCTTGCCGACAAGTGTGATGACTTGGGTTTTGAAAATATTCATACTGACGAAGTAGGCAACCTGATTGCACAGATAGGTTCAGGTTCTCCTCGCGTGTTGCTCTGCGGCCACATGGATACGGTTCCAGGTAAAATCAAGGTGAGAAAGGAGGGCGACTATCTATATGGCAGAGGTGCATCCGATGCAAAGGCACCATTAATTGCAATGCTTTTGGCAGCTGCAACGCTGCAAAAGAACAACGGAACGATAATCTTTGTTGGGGCAGTGGATGAGGAAGGAAACGCAACTGGAATCAAGAATCTTGCAAAGCAGAAACTGGACATCGATTATGCTGTATTTGGAGAACCGAGTGGGATAAGAAATGTCACAATAGCATACAAGGGAAGAATTGCGATAAACCTGAAAATAAATGTAGGCGATTCTGCTCACGCTTCTGCTCCGTGGCTTGCTAAAAATGCAATAGAGGAGTCAATGAGATTCAGCCAGGAGTTAAAACACCATCTAGAAGAAAATCAAGATGGTAAATCAAAAGGGATGATGCTCACATGCACCATCACCGAAGTAAAAGGCGGAGACAGTCACAATGTGACCCCGAAAGAATGCACTACCACCATGGACATAAGAATTCCCGTTACCATGAACGTAAAGATGGTAGGAGAAAAGATTGCCTCCAAGGTAACAGATCTTGCAAACAAATACGGAGTAGAGGCAATGTATTCTGTAATAGACGAGACTGAACCGTTTGAGGCTCCCATGAATTCGCCATTGGTACGCGCATTCACGCTAGGTGTGATGGAAGTTGAGCGTGCAAGGCCGGCGCTCATACGCAAGACTGGAACTGGAGACATGAACATCATAGGCTCCCTATGGAATGTACCAGTTGTAACGTATGGTCCTGGAGATCCTCACGCATCACATACAATAGATGAACGCGTGTCCATGTCAGAATTTCTGCGCGGAATTGAGGTAATCAAAAACACACTACACCACCTTAAGCGACTGCACGATTCGAAAAAAGATAGCTGA